Proteins from a single region of Labedella gwakjiensis:
- a CDS encoding glucoamylase family protein: MGRRVAVRGKQSRRRTARVPLLAVIAGGVVLSLGVAACAATTRSHRGVNGADSSALSTSAPLSFSPEPPRARDAPSETLTPAPPASADPVPSGSDPSEPVSPEPGSSEPVSPEPESSEPASSDRAADGRTPSGEPGDSSDESDPAVLTTEDERTLRLYFEDTWSSMDAMLVAETGLVADHIGTDLRTPAPYTSPTNIGGYLWSVVAARDLGVITADDATARFRATLSTLSTLERHGPSGMFYNWYSPQTGAKLTVWPDDDETITPFLSSVDSGWLAAALRIVAAADPAVAHDAIALSTSMDFSWFLDEDAAGGAGLTRVGFWEQRPGDECSEIDGEVFSTCSSYNTIATEARIVAYVGIANGQIPETTYVAPSRTGPVAVSGAGWMKASSGTTRDYDGVSVLESTYTYDGMSVVPSWGGSMFEELMPDLFVPEEEWGSRSWALNHAALVSAQKSQAVGGAGEGYWGFSPAADPAGGYGEFGVDGLSIRSTLAAAGLTGSAAGSTDPRRPGTPERGGSSTTSDRVVTPHASFLALPYDARGALDNLERLANDFDMYGAGGFADAVDVDSGRVAQTYLSLDQSMIIAAIGNALGDDLLKGYFVDDAFEEQVRPLVEQQVFGTTLG; the protein is encoded by the coding sequence ATGGGACGACGAGTCGCGGTTCGAGGCAAGCAGTCCCGGAGGAGAACCGCCAGGGTCCCGCTCCTCGCCGTCATCGCCGGAGGCGTCGTCCTCTCCCTCGGCGTCGCGGCATGCGCTGCGACGACGCGCTCGCATCGAGGAGTGAACGGCGCCGATTCGTCGGCCCTGTCCACGTCGGCGCCCCTGTCCTTCTCGCCGGAGCCCCCGCGCGCGCGAGACGCGCCGTCGGAGACCCTCACGCCGGCACCTCCTGCGTCCGCGGATCCCGTGCCGTCCGGGTCCGATCCATCCGAGCCCGTGTCGCCGGAACCGGGGTCCTCCGAGCCTGTGTCGCCGGAACCGGAGTCCTCCGAGCCTGCGTCCTCCGATCGGGCAGCCGATGGAAGGACGCCGTCGGGCGAACCGGGCGATTCGTCCGACGAGTCCGATCCGGCTGTCCTCACCACGGAGGATGAGCGCACGCTGCGGCTCTACTTCGAGGACACCTGGTCGTCCATGGACGCCATGCTCGTGGCGGAGACCGGGCTCGTGGCCGACCACATCGGAACCGATCTGCGCACGCCGGCGCCGTACACGTCTCCTACCAACATCGGCGGGTATCTCTGGTCGGTGGTCGCCGCCCGGGACCTGGGTGTCATCACGGCCGACGACGCCACAGCGCGGTTCCGCGCGACCCTGTCAACTCTGTCGACCCTGGAGCGCCACGGACCGAGTGGCATGTTCTACAACTGGTACTCGCCTCAGACGGGGGCGAAGCTCACGGTGTGGCCGGACGACGACGAGACGATCACGCCGTTCCTCTCCTCAGTCGACAGCGGCTGGCTCGCCGCAGCGCTCCGTATCGTCGCCGCCGCCGACCCCGCCGTTGCCCACGACGCGATCGCGCTCTCGACGTCGATGGACTTCTCCTGGTTCCTCGACGAGGACGCCGCCGGCGGTGCCGGGCTCACACGGGTGGGGTTCTGGGAGCAGCGTCCCGGCGACGAGTGTTCGGAGATCGACGGCGAGGTGTTCTCCACCTGCTCCTCGTACAACACGATCGCGACGGAGGCCCGCATCGTCGCCTACGTCGGGATCGCGAACGGACAGATCCCCGAGACCACGTATGTCGCCCCCTCCCGCACCGGCCCCGTCGCGGTGTCGGGCGCCGGGTGGATGAAGGCGTCGAGTGGCACAACGCGAGACTACGACGGCGTCTCGGTGCTCGAGTCGACATATACGTACGACGGCATGAGCGTCGTCCCCTCGTGGGGTGGCAGCATGTTCGAGGAGCTCATGCCGGATCTCTTCGTGCCAGAGGAGGAGTGGGGTTCGCGCTCCTGGGCCCTCAATCATGCAGCCTTGGTCTCCGCGCAGAAGAGCCAGGCCGTCGGCGGGGCGGGGGAGGGCTACTGGGGCTTCAGCCCGGCAGCCGATCCGGCGGGCGGGTACGGCGAATTCGGGGTGGACGGTCTCAGCATCCGTTCGACCCTCGCGGCCGCGGGTCTCACCGGGTCAGCGGCAGGCTCGACCGACCCTCGCCGCCCCGGTACCCCGGAGCGGGGCGGATCATCGACGACGTCGGATCGAGTCGTCACACCACACGCCTCGTTCCTCGCCCTCCCGTACGACGCGCGCGGCGCTCTCGACAACCTCGAGCGCCTGGCGAACGACTTCGACATGTACGGCGCCGGCGGATTCGCCGATGCCGTCGACGTGGACAGCGGGCGTGTCGCGCAGACCTATCTGAGCCTCGACCAGTCCATGATCATCGCCGCCATCGGGAACGCGCTGGGTGATGATCTGCTCAAGGGATACTTCGTGGACGATGCGTTCGAGGAGCAGGTCCGCCCGCTCGTGGAACAGCAGGTCTTCGGCACAACGCTCGGTTGA